Proteins encoded together in one Quercus lobata isolate SW786 chromosome 3, ValleyOak3.0 Primary Assembly, whole genome shotgun sequence window:
- the LOC115980963 gene encoding uncharacterized protein LOC115980963, whose translation MAGNQTLKELATPDLNQQPLCITFPTLDAITTFELKFGLIHLLPTFHGLAGEDPQKHLKELHVEYQNMERDEEVVFGEIFLVSREANIQKEICGVRQHNGESLHEYWERFKKLCASCPHHQISAQLLIQYFYKGLLPTDRSMIDAASGGALVDKTFEVVRNLIANMAANSQQFGTRLDPPSKNVNEVNISSLEQQIVSLTFLVRQMAVRNMQIVKVCGICLVVGHPTDMCPTLQEEPIEQVNMVGGFPGQPQRKYDPYSSTCNSRWRDHPNLSYGNPQETKQFQQEVRANIQSLENQMGQMATAISRLEAQSSGKLPSQTVKFTSVEVITEVCGRISECTSHE comes from the exons ATGGCCGGAAATCAAACTTTGAAAGAGCTTGCTACCCCTGATTTAAATCAACAACCCTTATGCATAACATTCCCTACTTTAGATGCTATTACtacttttgaattaaaatttggaCTAATACATCTCTTGCCCACTTTTCATGGCCTTGCAGGTGAAGATCCTCAAAAGCATCTAAAGGAGCTTCATGTG GAGTATCAAAACATGGAACGAGATGAAGAGGttgtttttggagaaatattCCTAGTTTCAAGGGAGGCCAacattcaaaaagaaatttgtggtgTAAGGCAACACAACGGAGAGTCCCTACATGAATATTGGGAAcgtttcaagaaattatgtgcaAGCTGCCCCCATCATCAAATTAGTGCGCAACTACTTATCCAGTATTTCTATAAGGGCCTTCTACCCACTGATAGGAGCATGATTGATGCAGCTAGTGGAGGAGCTTTGGTGGATAAAACTTTCGAGGTCGTGAGAAACTTGATTGCAAATATGGCAGCCAATTCTCAACAATTTGGCACTAGGCTTGACCCTCCATCTAAGAATGTTAATGAGGTAAATATTTCCTCCCTTGAACAACAAATTGTGAGTCTAACTTTTCTTGTTCGTCAAATGGCTGTACGTAATATGCAAATAGTGAAGGTTTGTGGGATTTGTTTGGTAGTAGGACATCCAACTGATATGTGCCCAACTCTTCAAGAGGAACCCATTGAGCAAGTGAATATGGTAGGTGGTTTTCCTGGACAACCGCAAAGGAAGTATGATCCCTATTCAAGCACATGCAACTCGAGATGGAGGGATCACCCTAATCTTAGCTATGGGAATCCACAA GAGACGAAACAATTTCAACAAGAGGTGAGGGCCAATATTCAAAGTTTGGAAAATCAAATGGGCCAAATGGCAACCGCAATTAGTCGGCTAGAGGCACAAAGTTCAGGGAAACTACCCTCTCAAACAGTG AAATTCACCTCAGTTGAGGTCATAACAGAAGTTTGTGGAAGAATTTCTGAATGCACGAGCCATGAGTAG